In a genomic window of Prochlorococcus marinus subsp. marinus str. CCMP1375:
- a CDS encoding anthranilate synthase component I family protein translates to MNNLCRELLDWVDPQIVAQKLIQIYGEPGLVWLDSDGSKNGRWIILGADPIEHICSHGLPNDPSATNPFELLRTIHSGHWSGWLSYEAGAWIEPNNPWKQDSMATLWCARHDPILKFDLYNQQLWLEGIDRKRLVEIRELLKELKASNLQKNQSLKRTKEFQGIAKEKWKWLNNKEEYAKKVATIKQYIEEGDIFQANLSTCCQTKNTANLLSIDLFKRLRQYCPSPFSGIVVATGEALGEAVISTSPERFLKVLPNQKVETRPIKGTRPRHANPKKDSEFAADLVSSLKDRAENIMIVDLLRNDLGKVCIPGTIDITQLVGLESFSKVHHLTSVIKGKLKTNKTWVDLLEACWPGGSITGAPKIRACKRLYEQESIARGPYCGSFIHLDWNGQFDSNILIRSLMVQKSSLRIYAGCGIVADSDPYSESEELTWKIMPILEALQ, encoded by the coding sequence ATGAATAATTTGTGTAGAGAGCTATTGGATTGGGTTGATCCTCAAATTGTTGCTCAAAAACTAATTCAAATTTATGGAGAACCAGGACTAGTGTGGCTTGATAGTGATGGAAGCAAAAATGGGCGATGGATAATTTTAGGAGCAGATCCAATTGAACACATTTGTTCTCATGGTTTACCAAATGACCCATCAGCTACCAACCCTTTTGAATTACTACGGACTATCCACTCAGGACATTGGAGTGGTTGGCTTAGCTATGAAGCTGGAGCATGGATTGAACCTAATAATCCATGGAAACAAGATTCAATGGCTACACTATGGTGTGCTAGACATGATCCTATTCTGAAATTTGATTTATATAATCAGCAACTCTGGCTTGAAGGAATCGATCGTAAAAGATTAGTAGAAATCAGAGAATTACTCAAAGAATTAAAAGCAAGTAATTTACAAAAGAATCAATCTCTAAAAAGAACTAAAGAGTTTCAAGGTATTGCCAAAGAAAAGTGGAAATGGCTAAATAATAAAGAGGAATACGCTAAAAAAGTAGCAACTATAAAACAATATATTGAAGAGGGAGATATTTTTCAAGCAAACCTTTCTACATGTTGTCAAACAAAAAATACTGCAAATCTTTTATCTATTGACCTTTTTAAGAGGCTGAGACAATACTGTCCTTCACCATTTTCAGGAATAGTCGTAGCAACAGGAGAAGCTCTAGGTGAAGCTGTTATATCTACCTCACCTGAACGTTTTCTAAAAGTTTTGCCAAATCAAAAAGTAGAAACAAGACCCATAAAAGGAACTAGACCTCGTCATGCTAACCCTAAAAAAGATTCTGAATTTGCGGCTGATCTAGTAAGCAGTTTAAAAGACCGAGCTGAAAATATTATGATTGTTGATTTACTAAGAAATGATTTAGGAAAAGTCTGCATACCTGGGACAATAGACATTACACAATTGGTAGGTTTAGAAAGTTTTTCCAAGGTCCATCACTTAACATCAGTTATTAAAGGGAAGCTAAAAACAAATAAAACATGGGTTGATCTTCTTGAAGCCTGTTGGCCGGGTGGATCAATTACCGGTGCCCCTAAAATAAGGGCATGCAAACGTTTATATGAACAAGAGTCAATTGCAAGAGGACCATATTGTGGGTCCTTCATACATTTAGATTGGAATGGTCAATTTGATAGCAATATTCTGATCCGATCTTTAATGGTTCAGAAATCTAGTTTACGTATATATGCAGGTTGTGGCATTGTTGCTGATTCGGATCCTTATAGTGAATCAGAAGAGTTAACTTGGAAGATAATGCCTATACTGGAGGCATTGCAATGA
- the cobA gene encoding uroporphyrinogen-III C-methyltransferase, protein MKDKQLGTVYLVGAGPGDPDLLTVRAHRLLSQCDVLVYDALVPDEILKLVKKDCKSIFVGKLRGHHSTSQLKTNALLLELVKKNKCVVRLKGGDPFVFGRGGEEAAYLHKNGIGVEVVPAITSGIAASAYFGIPLTHRIASSSVTFVTGHEGIDKRRPSVNWKALAKASNTLVIYMGVHNLSYIVKELLAAGLSPKIPSAVIQQATVNGQRCLRTSLDSLVKEVKEQEFISPSIIIIGETINFQIEACAPSPAKVTMPISF, encoded by the coding sequence ATGAAAGACAAGCAGCTAGGGACTGTCTATTTAGTTGGTGCTGGCCCTGGAGATCCTGACTTATTAACTGTTAGGGCACATAGGCTCCTGAGTCAATGTGATGTCTTGGTATATGACGCTTTAGTGCCGGATGAAATTCTTAAATTAGTTAAAAAAGACTGTAAATCTATTTTTGTGGGGAAATTAAGAGGTCATCATTCAACTTCACAATTGAAAACTAATGCACTTCTTTTGGAATTAGTAAAAAAGAACAAATGTGTAGTGCGTTTGAAAGGGGGAGACCCTTTTGTTTTTGGACGTGGTGGTGAAGAGGCAGCTTATTTACATAAGAATGGTATTGGTGTTGAAGTTGTTCCTGCCATTACATCTGGTATAGCTGCTTCAGCATATTTTGGTATTCCTTTGACCCATCGTATTGCAAGTAGTTCAGTGACCTTTGTGACAGGACATGAAGGCATTGATAAACGCCGACCTTCTGTGAATTGGAAAGCTCTTGCAAAAGCAAGCAATACTTTAGTTATTTATATGGGTGTACATAATCTCAGTTATATTGTTAAGGAATTATTAGCTGCAGGCCTGTCCCCAAAGATTCCATCAGCGGTTATTCAGCAGGCAACTGTTAATGGACAACGTTGCTTGAGAACCTCATTAGATAGCCTTGTGAAAGAAGTAAAAGAGCAAGAATTTATTTCTCCTTCCATAATCATCATCGGAGAAACCATAAATTTTCAGATTGAAGCTTGTGCACCATCCCCAGCAAAAGTCACCATGCCAATTTCTTTTTAA
- a CDS encoding acetyltransferase → MTKAEQNNFDVHLRPIKNLDHLVLREVYTDAIVSQGSVFYSNDQIEAWRGLAFLPGVLDKPIEDGKGWLAVKQNQVEAFGLRYPSDRLALLYCRGRSMRKGYATKLLQKIELDAFQEGITTLFTEASLFSHPLLLRSGWVEISIEKIEIASIPFDRFRMLKKL, encoded by the coding sequence TTGACTAAGGCTGAACAGAATAATTTCGATGTTCATTTAAGACCAATTAAAAATTTGGATCACCTTGTACTTAGAGAGGTATATACAGATGCAATTGTTTCACAAGGATCAGTCTTTTATAGTAATGATCAAATCGAAGCTTGGAGAGGATTAGCGTTTTTGCCAGGAGTTCTTGATAAACCAATAGAAGATGGAAAAGGGTGGTTAGCAGTGAAACAAAATCAAGTTGAAGCATTTGGACTTCGCTATCCATCTGATCGCTTAGCTCTCCTTTATTGTCGAGGTCGTTCCATGCGAAAAGGCTATGCTACTAAGCTTCTTCAGAAAATTGAATTAGATGCTTTTCAAGAAGGAATCACAACATTATTTACTGAAGCAAGTTTATTTAGCCATCCTTTGTTGTTGAGATCTGGTTGGGTTGAGATATCTATAGAAAAAATCGAAATAGCGAGTATCCCTTTTGATCGTTTTCGAATGTTGAAAAAACTTTAG
- a CDS encoding 7-carboxy-7-deazaguanine synthase QueE has product MSTCLPIVERFHSLQGEGLHFGKSAFFIRLGGCKVGCPWCDTKESWSIATHQEATVEELSKEAAIAQSQGAAILVITGGEPLHHNLNALCKTIQDFTSHNSRETMPIHLETSGVDEITGLINWITLSPKRHALPKKSLLRACDEIKVVIHQKEDLLFAEEMANQSIKERQISKKTSDENHKISQPHLFLQPGWNSKEGTQLTIEYIKSHPQWRLSLQTHKWLGVL; this is encoded by the coding sequence ATGAGTACTTGCCTACCAATTGTAGAGAGATTTCATTCTCTTCAAGGAGAAGGTCTGCATTTTGGCAAAAGCGCATTTTTTATTCGACTTGGTGGTTGCAAAGTAGGTTGTCCTTGGTGTGATACCAAAGAGTCATGGTCAATAGCTACCCATCAAGAAGCAACTGTTGAAGAACTTTCAAAAGAAGCTGCAATTGCTCAATCACAAGGAGCAGCAATTTTAGTTATCACTGGAGGTGAACCTCTGCATCACAACTTGAATGCATTATGTAAAACCATACAAGATTTCACTTCCCATAACTCCAGAGAAACAATGCCTATTCATCTTGAGACTTCTGGAGTTGATGAAATAACTGGATTAATAAATTGGATCACACTTTCCCCAAAGCGACATGCCCTTCCCAAGAAATCTCTTCTCAGAGCATGTGATGAAATAAAAGTAGTTATTCATCAAAAAGAAGACTTGCTCTTTGCAGAAGAAATGGCTAATCAATCAATTAAAGAAAGACAAATTTCTAAGAAAACTTCAGATGAAAACCATAAAATTTCGCAACCTCATCTTTTTCTACAACCTGGCTGGAACAGTAAAGAAGGTACACAACTTACAATTGAATATATCAAAAGCCATCCACAATGGAGATTGAGCCTACAAACCCACAAATGGTTAGGAGTATTGTAA
- a CDS encoding MFS transporter, translated as MHSFSLKKPKVPTLLCAFITLLNDRLGETIVFPLLPFLLERFTSSGSTIGLLAGTYAISQFTVAPLIGALSDRFGRKPIIIICVFGSVIGLSLFAITVSLNWENILPVSAASLPLIFLFIARIIDGISGGTATTATAILADISTPENRAKTFGLIGVAFGLGFLLGPGLGTTLAKYSVTLPVWAATAFAMLNLTLVTWLLPETHPVNARNQLPRKRELNPITQLSLIFTNPSLRRLCLGFFLFFMAFNGFTAILVLYLKQAFNWSPELASLTFVVVGLVAMVVQGGLIGPLVNRFGEWRLTMIGIGFVIIGCLLLPIANQGNAIPIVFTAVAILALGTGLVTPCLRALVSKRLNATNQGAILGSLQGLQSLGTFIGAAIAGISYDFLGVKSPFLGTSIVLIIVIILISNKRHIKSQRSI; from the coding sequence ATGCATAGTTTCTCTTTGAAAAAGCCAAAAGTACCGACTCTGCTATGTGCCTTCATTACTTTATTAAATGACCGATTAGGTGAGACTATCGTTTTTCCTTTATTGCCTTTTCTTTTAGAACGCTTTACAAGTAGTGGAAGTACTATTGGCCTACTTGCAGGAACCTATGCCATATCACAATTTACTGTTGCCCCATTAATAGGAGCACTCAGTGACCGTTTTGGTAGAAAACCAATAATCATAATCTGTGTATTTGGTTCAGTTATAGGTCTTAGTCTCTTTGCAATAACAGTAAGTCTAAACTGGGAAAATATCCTCCCTGTATCAGCTGCAAGTCTTCCTTTAATCTTTTTATTTATAGCTAGAATTATCGATGGGATTAGTGGTGGAACAGCGACAACAGCAACGGCAATACTTGCAGATATATCTACACCAGAAAATCGTGCAAAAACTTTTGGTCTAATAGGTGTTGCTTTTGGACTAGGTTTTCTATTGGGTCCCGGGCTAGGGACAACACTCGCAAAATATAGCGTTACCTTGCCAGTCTGGGCAGCGACAGCTTTTGCAATGTTAAATCTAACCTTGGTAACTTGGCTATTACCAGAGACTCATCCTGTTAATGCACGCAATCAATTACCTAGAAAAAGAGAACTTAACCCAATCACACAATTAAGTCTGATTTTTACAAATCCATCATTACGCAGACTTTGTCTAGGGTTTTTCCTATTCTTTATGGCTTTCAACGGGTTTACTGCTATCTTAGTTCTCTATTTGAAACAGGCTTTTAACTGGAGTCCAGAATTAGCCAGTCTTACATTTGTAGTTGTAGGACTAGTTGCCATGGTTGTCCAAGGTGGCTTGATTGGTCCTCTAGTGAATCGTTTTGGAGAATGGAGATTAACAATGATAGGAATTGGCTTTGTAATTATTGGATGTTTACTTTTACCAATTGCTAATCAAGGAAATGCGATACCAATAGTATTCACAGCTGTTGCGATTTTAGCCTTAGGAACTGGCTTAGTAACACCTTGTCTACGTGCTCTAGTCTCAAAAAGATTAAATGCCACTAATCAAGGAGCTATTCTTGGGAGTCTTCAAGGGTTGCAAAGTTTAGGTACTTTTATAGGAGCAGCAATCGCTGGTATTTCCTATGATTTTTTAGGCGTAAAGAGTCCATTTTTGGGAACCAGCATTGTATTAATTATCGTTATAATATTAATTTCCAACAAAAGACACATTAAGTCTCAAAGATCAATCTAG
- a CDS encoding CTP synthase, producing the protein MAKFVFVTGGVVSSIGKGIVAASLGRLLKSRGYSVSILKLDPYLNVDPGTMSPFQHGEVFVTEDGAETDLDLGHYERFTDTAMSRLNSVTTGSIYQSVINKERRGDYNGGTVQVIPHITKEIRERIHRVSANSNADIIITEIGGTVGDIESLPFLEAIREFKGDVGRNDIAYIHVTLLPFINTSGEIKTKPTQHSVKELRSIGIQPDVLVCRSDRNINKELKTKISGFCGVHAEAVIPALDADSIYSVPLSLKKEGLCREILKILELEDHQCDLEEWEALIHQLRNPGPSVTVAVVGKYVRLNDAYLSVVEALRHACIAQNASLNITWVSAEKIETEGPENLLEGIDAIVVPGGFGNRGVNGKITAIQWAREKRIPFLGLCLGMQCAVIEWARNIAGLKEATSSELDPNASHPVIHLLPEQQDVIDLGGTMRLGVYPCRLTPETMGHKLYGEEVVYERHRHRYEFNNSYRNLFVESGYSISGTSPDGRLVELIELKSHPFFTACQYHPEFLSRPGKPHPLFQGLIEAAQLRLPATPQEVFKNTLPNFQKNK; encoded by the coding sequence ATGGCAAAATTTGTCTTCGTTACTGGAGGAGTTGTTTCAAGCATCGGTAAAGGAATTGTTGCTGCCAGTCTTGGACGACTCCTCAAATCAAGAGGATATAGCGTATCCATTTTGAAATTAGATCCATACTTAAATGTGGATCCTGGAACCATGAGTCCTTTTCAACATGGAGAAGTTTTTGTTACCGAAGATGGTGCAGAAACAGATTTAGATCTAGGGCATTACGAGCGTTTTACTGATACTGCAATGTCACGATTAAATAGTGTGACGACAGGCTCTATCTATCAATCTGTAATCAATAAAGAAAGACGCGGTGACTATAACGGTGGAACAGTACAGGTTATCCCTCATATCACAAAAGAAATCCGCGAGCGGATTCATCGCGTATCTGCAAATAGTAATGCTGATATTATTATTACTGAAATTGGTGGAACTGTAGGAGATATTGAATCTCTTCCTTTTCTAGAAGCAATTCGTGAATTCAAAGGTGATGTTGGGAGAAATGATATTGCTTATATACATGTCACTCTTTTACCTTTCATCAACACGTCAGGGGAAATCAAAACTAAACCAACTCAACATTCAGTAAAAGAATTACGTTCTATAGGAATTCAACCAGATGTCTTGGTCTGCAGAAGTGATAGAAACATTAATAAAGAATTAAAAACTAAAATTAGTGGATTTTGTGGAGTACATGCTGAGGCTGTAATTCCAGCATTAGACGCTGACAGTATTTATTCAGTTCCTCTTTCTTTAAAAAAAGAAGGCCTTTGTAGAGAAATACTTAAAATTTTAGAATTAGAGGATCATCAATGTGACTTGGAAGAATGGGAAGCCTTGATCCATCAATTACGAAATCCTGGACCATCAGTCACAGTTGCTGTTGTTGGAAAATATGTCCGACTAAATGATGCCTACCTTTCTGTAGTAGAAGCATTACGTCACGCCTGCATAGCTCAGAATGCCTCTTTAAATATAACCTGGGTATCTGCTGAAAAAATAGAAACTGAAGGTCCCGAAAATCTTCTAGAAGGAATTGATGCAATTGTAGTTCCAGGAGGTTTCGGGAATAGAGGTGTCAATGGAAAAATTACAGCTATACAATGGGCAAGAGAGAAAAGGATTCCATTCCTTGGGCTTTGCTTAGGAATGCAATGTGCTGTCATTGAATGGGCAAGAAATATAGCAGGGTTAAAAGAAGCTACAAGTTCTGAACTCGATCCAAACGCAAGTCATCCAGTCATTCATTTACTTCCTGAACAACAAGATGTAATAGATTTAGGTGGAACAATGCGACTAGGTGTGTATCCATGCAGGTTAACCCCAGAGACAATGGGGCACAAGCTCTATGGAGAAGAAGTAGTGTATGAACGGCATAGACATCGCTATGAATTCAACAATTCTTATAGGAATCTCTTCGTTGAATCTGGATATAGCATTAGCGGAACATCACCAGATGGTCGATTAGTGGAACTGATTGAATTGAAAAGTCATCCTTTCTTTACAGCCTGCCAATATCACCCTGAATTCTTATCCAGACCAGGAAAACCACATCCACTATTTCAAGGGCTAATAGAAGCCGCCCAACTCCGTTTACCTGCAACACCTCAAGAAGTATTCAAAAATACTCTGCCCAATTTTCAAAAGAATAAATGA
- the queC gene encoding 7-cyano-7-deazaguanine synthase QueC, with product MSLEERPKTIALLSGGLDSATATAIAIEQGHNVIGLSFDYGQRHKRELEAAKLLANHLKLIEHHIIDINLSTWGGSSLTDLNESIPKTGVLPGVIPNTYVPGRNTVFIAIGLSLAEARNAKQLVLGINAMDYSGYPDCRPDYLDEFQKLANLASKAGREGNGIKLLAPLIHWNKIQIVQEALRLDIPIDLTWSCYNGDTEECGLCDSCRIRNEALQSVRSLNNSKTH from the coding sequence ATGTCTCTAGAAGAAAGGCCAAAAACTATTGCCCTTCTATCAGGAGGTTTAGATTCAGCCACTGCAACAGCAATTGCAATAGAGCAAGGGCACAATGTAATAGGACTATCTTTTGATTATGGGCAACGGCATAAACGTGAATTAGAAGCAGCCAAACTATTAGCAAATCACTTAAAGCTAATAGAACATCACATAATCGATATCAACCTATCCACTTGGGGCGGATCATCTTTAACTGATCTCAATGAATCAATTCCAAAAACCGGCGTTTTACCAGGAGTCATACCAAACACTTATGTGCCGGGAAGAAATACAGTCTTTATTGCTATTGGACTGAGTCTTGCAGAAGCAAGAAATGCAAAACAACTAGTTTTAGGGATAAACGCAATGGATTATTCAGGTTATCCAGATTGCAGACCTGATTACTTAGATGAATTCCAAAAACTTGCGAATTTAGCTAGTAAGGCTGGTAGAGAAGGTAATGGTATTAAATTATTGGCACCACTAATTCATTGGAATAAAATTCAAATAGTTCAAGAAGCTCTAAGATTAGATATTCCAATTGATCTCACATGGAGTTGCTATAACGGAGACACAGAAGAATGTGGTTTATGTGATAGCTGTCGTATACGCAATGAAGCATTACAAAGCGTAAGGTCCTTAAATAATTCTAAGACTCACTGA
- a CDS encoding anthranilate phosphoribosyltransferase family protein, with protein MKETSFNQERFKRYLRKIGSGEQTSRGMTREESADALELILNGDPSPAQIGAFMIAHRIRRPEPQELAGMVDTYLKLGPKLYSENNLHPPICFGMPFDGRKKTSPIYPLTTLLLLDASQPVILQGAGRLPVKYGVTTEELFKGLGLCLGGMDIQKVQDGFSEHGLALIYQPDHFPLADSLINYREEIGKRPPIASMELIWSAHQGEHILISGFVHTPTEDRHIKTLRLLDEQNFIMVNGLEGGIDIPTSRISNLKFMKNQILNDVKINPREYSMNCKDLEFDDIATWRTNSFKALQGEGPLYKALVWNAGIYLWFAGAVQNISIGMKKAEKAIQSGSAKKKLNQLIAWRNK; from the coding sequence ATGAAGGAAACATCTTTTAATCAAGAGCGTTTTAAGCGCTACCTACGCAAGATAGGTAGCGGAGAGCAAACTAGCCGTGGAATGACACGAGAAGAATCAGCCGATGCTTTAGAACTAATCCTCAACGGAGATCCTAGTCCTGCCCAAATAGGCGCTTTCATGATTGCTCATCGTATTCGGCGCCCAGAGCCACAAGAACTTGCTGGGATGGTAGATACTTACTTAAAGCTAGGTCCAAAACTATATTCCGAAAATAATTTACACCCACCTATTTGTTTTGGAATGCCCTTCGATGGAAGAAAAAAAACCTCACCTATTTATCCTCTCACTACTCTTTTACTTTTAGATGCATCTCAACCAGTAATTCTTCAAGGTGCAGGACGATTGCCAGTTAAATATGGTGTAACAACAGAAGAATTATTTAAAGGACTAGGGCTATGCCTAGGAGGAATGGATATACAAAAAGTACAAGACGGTTTTTCAGAACATGGACTAGCGCTTATTTATCAGCCAGATCATTTTCCTTTAGCAGATAGTTTAATCAACTATCGAGAAGAAATTGGGAAAAGGCCTCCAATCGCAAGTATGGAATTAATTTGGTCAGCCCATCAAGGAGAACATATTCTAATTTCTGGTTTTGTTCATACACCAACAGAAGATAGACATATCAAAACACTGAGATTATTAGATGAACAAAATTTCATAATGGTCAATGGTCTTGAAGGAGGGATCGACATACCAACCAGTCGAATATCAAACTTAAAATTTATGAAAAATCAAATATTAAACGACGTGAAAATTAATCCTCGAGAATATTCAATGAATTGCAAAGACTTAGAATTTGATGATATCGCTACATGGAGAACTAACAGTTTTAAAGCCCTTCAGGGTGAAGGCCCGTTATACAAAGCTCTTGTTTGGAATGCAGGAATTTACCTGTGGTTTGCAGGAGCAGTACAAAATATTTCTATTGGTATGAAGAAAGCTGAGAAAGCAATTCAATCTGGTTCAGCAAAAAAGAAGCTTAATCAATTAATTGCATGGAGAAACAAATAA
- a CDS encoding aminotransferase class IV: MNNILDNQISWINGHWIKHNEPQLPINDRGLTLSDGIFETILIMNNQPILLNAHLDRWNESAILLGMAKPPTKDHILSLIKEAINKNPLAQGSAVLRLNWSRGDNNGRGIKLSSANAKSSSHRFWLTLRAYKPSFKPITTMISKLEQRNANSKINQCKTFAYTQSIQARREANIAGFDDALLLSTNGEIACGTTSNLIVKRRDKWLTPHISSGCLPGIMRQQGLNSGILKEAKISPEPEPKDQWLLINSLSCHSIIKVNTKSFEEYEASKILWTSLTKS; encoded by the coding sequence ATGAACAATATTTTAGATAATCAAATCAGTTGGATTAATGGTCATTGGATTAAACATAATGAGCCACAGTTGCCAATAAATGATCGTGGTCTAACTCTTAGCGATGGAATATTTGAAACTATTCTAATTATGAATAATCAACCGATATTATTAAATGCCCACCTCGATAGATGGAACGAGAGTGCCATCCTTTTAGGAATGGCAAAACCACCAACCAAAGACCATATACTGTCATTAATTAAAGAAGCTATTAATAAGAACCCTTTAGCCCAAGGCAGTGCTGTCCTTAGACTTAATTGGAGTAGAGGCGACAACAATGGACGTGGTATTAAGCTTTCATCTGCTAATGCTAAATCATCCTCTCACAGATTTTGGTTGACACTTCGTGCGTACAAGCCTTCTTTTAAACCTATTACAACAATGATAAGTAAACTTGAACAACGCAATGCGAATAGCAAAATCAATCAATGCAAAACATTTGCCTATACCCAATCAATCCAAGCTCGTCGTGAAGCAAATATTGCTGGCTTTGATGATGCTTTATTGTTAAGTACTAATGGTGAGATAGCTTGTGGAACAACATCTAATTTAATTGTCAAAAGGAGAGATAAATGGTTAACTCCTCATATAAGTAGTGGTTGCCTTCCCGGTATAATGAGGCAACAAGGACTAAATTCTGGGATTTTAAAAGAAGCTAAGATTTCTCCTGAACCTGAACCTAAGGATCAATGGCTATTGATTAATAGTCTTAGTTGTCATTCTATTATCAAGGTCAACACAAAATCATTTGAAGAGTATGAGGCAAGTAAAATACTTTGGACATCATTAACAAAGAGTTAA